One Desulfatitalea tepidiphila genomic window, AGCCGAACTGGCGGCGCTGCTCGGCCCAGTCCTCCGGGAAGGTCTGGGTCAGTTTGGCCAGCGAGAGCCCGTTGGGCTCCTCACCGTTGATCAGGGCTTCGACGATGTCGGGGGCCAGGGTCGTCAGCTTGAGAATGCGGGCCACATACGAGCCATCGACGTCGAGGGTACGGGCAAGCTCGCTGATGGACTTGATCTGGCCGGATTCGAGGATGTCGGCCCAGGAAAAGGCCCTGCCCAGCGCCTGGAGGACGGCGGACTGCACCGGTTCCTGCGCTCCGGTGATTTCTCCATCCAGGGCCTGGGGAGCGATGACCGTCTTGCGGCCGCGCATGCGCCGGATCAGCATCGGGATGTGGATCTGCAGGTTGCCGTTGTCGGCAACGGTAATGGTCGGCTTCATTTTCATCGGTTTGTCCTCCGTTCAGTGACTTCGCATGCCAGACCAGCCAGCTCGGCGATGAGCGTTGTCAGTCCGTTGGTGCGCAGCTCCATGTCGATTCCGGTCTCGCGGATCTCCACCTTGTCCACCAGGAGGCGGATGAGGCGATTCCGCTCCACCGGGAAAAGGTCTTCCCAGAAGCCCTCCACATTCTGGAAGGCCTCCGACACATCCTGTTCCGTGATGCTGTTCCCCTGGTAGGCTCTGCAGCGCTCGCTCACATGGGTCAGTTGTTTCGAGAGCTCGACCGCCTGGCCGTTGACGGTCGTCAGCATCTCGGCCTTGCCCGGCTGATCGTTGCCGGGCTTCATCAGTTCAAGTGCCTGCTCCCGCGCCTGCGACAGCTCCATCTCGAGCTGGGCTTTCTGCTTGAACAGACGCTCCCGCTCCGCCTGCTCGATGTCCCGGGCGGCGAAGTAGGTCTTGGCCACCAGCGTCGGTGTGCGGAACACCGCACTCAACTGCTCGACTACGGCCTGCTCGATGTCCCCGGCGGGAATCCGTTTGAGCGGGCACCGGCTCACGGTCCGTTTGCTGTCCTTCTGGCAGATGTAATAGGTGTAGTGGCGGCCGTTCTTGCGGGCGTAGGTCGGTCCCATCGAGCATCCGCAGTGGCCGCAGCGGATGACGCCTTTCAGCGGGGCGACCATTTTGGTTCTGGCCATGGATACCTTGACCGGTTTGTTGTCCTCCAGGATGGCCTGCACCTTGTCCCAGGTCGCCCGGTCGATGATCCCTTCGTGCTCGCCGGGGTAACTGCGGTCCTTGTGGGCGATCTCGCCGATATAGATCCGGTTGTTGAGCAGCCGGTAGATATGGGCGGTGTTCCATTCGGAGCCCTCACGGACTTTGCCTTTCTTGGTGGTCCAGGCCTTGGTGCGGTAACCCTGTTCGTTCAGCTCCTGGCCCAGCTTCTTGGCCGAGCCGATCTGGATAAAGCGGCGGAAGATGTACTGCACCGTCCTGGCCTCATCGGGGTTGACCAGCAGCTTCTTATTATCCCGGTCAACGTCGTATCCGAGGATGGGTACGCCGCCGCAGTATTTCCCCCGGCGCTTGGCAGCCGCCACCTTGTCCCGGATACGCTCGGCAATGACCTCCCGCTCGTACTGGGCGAAGGTGATCAGGATGCCGAGAAACATTCGGCCGGTGGGGTCGGTGGTGCTGAAGTGTTGGGTAACCGAGACGAAGCTGACACCCTTCTCGTTAAAGAGGTCGATCATTTTCATGAAGTCCAGTAGCGAGCGGGACAGCCGGTCGACCTTGTAGACCACGATCACATCGATCTTCCCGGCGTCGATGTCCGCCAGTAGTCGGCGCAGCCCCGGGCGCTCCATGTTCCCACCTGAGAAACCGCCGTCATCGTAGCGATCCGGCAGAGCCGTCCAGCCACGCATTCTCTGGGCTTCGATATAGTGTTCCGCCGACTCCCGTTGGGCATCCAACGAGTTGAACTCCTGTTCGAGCCCTTCCTCGTGGCTCTTGCGGGTATAAATGGCACAGCGCAGGGTCTTGTTCTTGCCGGGCGAGACATTGCTGTTATCAAGCATTCGAACCTCCCTCGGCTTTTCTGCCGTAAACCTTCTTCAGTCCGAAAAAGACCTTGCCGTTCCAGCGCGTCCCGGTGATCTCCCTGGCCACCGCGCTGAGCGACCGGAAGGTGCGACCTTCGAACTCGTAGCCATCGGCAAGGACGATCACCTCGTAGCGCCGGTCGTTCCAGACCCGCACCAGTCTGGTTCCGGGCAGGATCGCCTCGTTCGATTTCCGCTCTTCTGGGATGCGTCGATTGACAGTGGCTACCGGGTCCTCCTTGGCGGCCTGCTGGAGATGGACCTTGGCCTGCTCGGACAGCCCGCCGTAGAAAAGCTCCTGGATGCGATAGGCCAGCCTCTTGATGAGGAATTGCTTCTTGTACTGGGGCGGCTCTTCACCGTAGAGGTCGAGCCATTTTTCCCGGAGCTGCTCCAGGGACATGGATTGCAGCAGGGCCATCTGCCGAAGAACCGAGTTTCGGGTTCGGTCCTGATTCTTGCCGCCCGTAGCGGCGTTCTGTAACTCATTCATTTTCAACTCCTTATTTTTGTTTCCGGACGAGTTGTCATGAATGAATGCTCTGTTCCGGCAATGAATCAAGTCCTTCTCCGAGCACGGGGGAAGAATCTTCGAAAATCTCTAACTCATTGCCTACACATGCTTTTTTTGCCTTTCGGCGCAGGACCGCCGTGGCCAGAATCGAGGCGGCTGACTGGAGCCTCGCCTCACTCGACAGGCGGCCGGGTTTGCCGTTTTCGCCAAGGTCATCAAGCCCCGGCCCATCATTCATTTCCTGTACATCCAACATCGAACACCTCCGGTGGGACCGGGGGGCTGGATGGTGTGGATGCCAGAAAACGGCGGCGGTCGGGATGCGCGTTCGATGGCACCCACAACCGCCTCAGCTCCGCCTCTGGTCGGTTATCTGGTTTCTAACTACTCGTCCGGTTTCAAACCGGCATTCTTCAATGCCTTACCTACCGAGGGGCTCGTGGAAGTGTCGGAAATCAGGTGTGAGATTATTTCTTGACCTGATATGCATCAGGTTTATATTATTAGGGTTTGCTGGCGCATTGCGCCTTTTTGTCTTTCAACAGAAATGGAGACGCCATGGGCAAAGCGAAGACGGATGAGATAACGCCGTTGCAGCGGAAAACGCTCGAAGCGATATGTCGTTTTGTCAATGCCAAGGGCTTCCCTCCAACGGTGAAGGAACTGAGCGAGATCTTTGAAATCAGCCCGGCGAGTGCCCACGACCGGATCAACCAACTGGTGCGCAAGGGATACCTGAAGAGAGAGGACGGGAAGTCTCGCGGCATTGCCGTCGCCCGCCGTCCCAGAGAGATGGCCGCCGCCCTGGTAGCTGTACCGATTGTGGGCGTGGTGCCCGCTGGCAGCCCCATCCTGGCCGAAGAGAACATCACCGGCCAGGTGCTGGTCGAGTCAGCCGTGGTTCGTTCCGGAAAGCACTTCGCACTCCGTGCGGTGGGTGACAGCATGGTCGGTGCCGGTATCAACGATGGTGATTTGATCATCGTGCGGCAGCAGCCCATCGCCGAGGACGGAGACATCGTTGTCGCGCTTCTCAACAACGAGGCAACCGTCAAGCGGCTGAAAATCAAAGACGAGCTCATCGAATTGGTGCCCGAGAACCCGGAGGTACGAAAGATCCGGATCAGGCCGGAGGATGACCTTCGAGTTTTAGGCAAGGTCGTTGGATGGAAACGGAATTGATCGAGACAGACATGGAAGAGTAACGACAAAACGACAGGAGTAATTGATGGCAACTTTTAACCTACGCCGCTTTTCGAAGCCGGAGATGCTCCGGCGAATCGACAGGAAGCATCTCATTGCCTTTCTGGAACCTCATGCCGCTTATTTTTCAGCTCGCGGCGTAGAGTTGCCACCAGTCCAGCAGGAAGATGGCCTGGACTACAACGCCCTCAGCCACCTTTTGCTGACGCCGGACAGTACGACCCCGGATGATCTGGCCGAGGCGCTGTTTTATGTGAATGAGGTTTCGACCCCCGAGGGTTTTGACTCCATTCAGGATGAGATCGCCGGAACGGACATCGACGTGGAAATTGGCGAGAACGCCGCCCCTGCAGACTTGGCGATCCAGGTTTGGATGGCTGACCGGGAAATCATCGAGAAGGTACACGCCGAGCAGTTCTTCATGAACGTCAGGTCCTTCGAGTATTTTAAGACCAAGAAAAACCCGCTGCCGGATTTCGTGCTGCCATCCGAGGAAACCCTCGCGG contains:
- the lexA gene encoding transcriptional repressor LexA encodes the protein MGKAKTDEITPLQRKTLEAICRFVNAKGFPPTVKELSEIFEISPASAHDRINQLVRKGYLKREDGKSRGIAVARRPREMAAALVAVPIVGVVPAGSPILAEENITGQVLVESAVVRSGKHFALRAVGDSMVGAGINDGDLIIVRQQPIAEDGDIVVALLNNEATVKRLKIKDELIELVPENPEVRKIRIRPEDDLRVLGKVVGWKRN
- a CDS encoding recombinase family protein, producing the protein MLDNSNVSPGKNKTLRCAIYTRKSHEEGLEQEFNSLDAQRESAEHYIEAQRMRGWTALPDRYDDGGFSGGNMERPGLRRLLADIDAGKIDVIVVYKVDRLSRSLLDFMKMIDLFNEKGVSFVSVTQHFSTTDPTGRMFLGILITFAQYEREVIAERIRDKVAAAKRRGKYCGGVPILGYDVDRDNKKLLVNPDEARTVQYIFRRFIQIGSAKKLGQELNEQGYRTKAWTTKKGKVREGSEWNTAHIYRLLNNRIYIGEIAHKDRSYPGEHEGIIDRATWDKVQAILEDNKPVKVSMARTKMVAPLKGVIRCGHCGCSMGPTYARKNGRHYTYYICQKDSKRTVSRCPLKRIPAGDIEQAVVEQLSAVFRTPTLVAKTYFAARDIEQAERERLFKQKAQLEMELSQAREQALELMKPGNDQPGKAEMLTTVNGQAVELSKQLTHVSERCRAYQGNSITEQDVSEAFQNVEGFWEDLFPVERNRLIRLLVDKVEIRETGIDMELRTNGLTTLIAELAGLACEVTERRTNR
- a CDS encoding DUF2924 domain-containing protein; the protein is MNELQNAATGGKNQDRTRNSVLRQMALLQSMSLEQLREKWLDLYGEEPPQYKKQFLIKRLAYRIQELFYGGLSEQAKVHLQQAAKEDPVATVNRRIPEERKSNEAILPGTRLVRVWNDRRYEVIVLADGYEFEGRTFRSLSAVAREITGTRWNGKVFFGLKKVYGRKAEGGSNA